In one Musa acuminata AAA Group cultivar baxijiao chromosome BXJ2-5, Cavendish_Baxijiao_AAA, whole genome shotgun sequence genomic region, the following are encoded:
- the LOC103985254 gene encoding protein BYPASS1-LIKE-like yields MLFGLIGGFDGVTMPTADFQGSSVPFAFSALSILSFRSDHPVNPPVDTHQCNHDACGEQRELVAFQRQVADLFHDLAAGDDEILSVAWMRRLLDTFLVCQEEFRVVLFGHHRSPVPVDRLVSDFFDRAVKALDVCNAVRDGVDQMRHWRKHLEIVLVALGPQQQHLGEGQLRRAKKALAEVAILMFDEKDVSSVPSHNGGLPSSSSSGDRSSHFRSLSCTVSRSWSAARLLQAIGSNLIAPRRNEVVATAGLAVPMYTMSSVLLFVMWALEAAIPCQDRGPQINFSIPRSFLWAAPIMSLHERILEESKKKDRKHSAGLLKEIEKIDKCVHHLRELIDAVQFPMTEEEEVEVMQGVQELDQVCEVLKEGLDPVERQVREVFVRIVRSRKEGLDGLLNGAE; encoded by the coding sequence ATGCTTTTTGGATTGATTGGGGGATTCGACGGTGTGACGATGCCCACCGCCGACTTCCAGGGCTCATCGGTCCCGTTCGCGTTCTCCGCCCTCTCGATCCTGAGCTTCCGGTCCGATCACCCCGTCAACCCACCCGTGGATACCCACCAGTGCAACCACGATGCCTGCGGAGAGCAGCGGGAGCTCGTCGCCTTCCAGCGGCAGGTCGCCGACCTCTTCCACGACCTCGCCGCCGGGGATGACGAGATCCTTTCCGTCGCCTGGATGCGGCGGCTTCTCGACACCTTCCTCGTGTGCCAGGAGGAGTTCCGGGTGGTCCTCTTCGGCCACCACCGATCTCCGGTTCCCGTCGACCGTCTCGTATCGGACTTCTTCGATCGCGCCGTGAAGGCGCTCGACGTCTGCAACGCCGTGCGCGACGGCGTCGATCAGATGCGGCACTGGAGGAAGCACCTCGAGATCGTGCTGGTGGCCCTCGGCCCGCAGCAACAGCATCTCGGCGAGGGGCAGCTCCGCCGGGCCAAGAAGGCACTCGCCGAAGTTGCCATCCTCATGTTCGACGAGAAGGACGTTAGCTCGGTACCTTCCCACAACGGCGGATTGCCGTCTTCATCATCCAGTGGCGACCGCAGCTCACATTTCCGCTCTCTCTCCTGTACCGTCTCCCGGTCCTGGTCCGCGGCGCGGCTGCTGCAGGCCATCGGGAGCAACCTGATCGCACCTCGCAGAAATGAGGTCGTGGCGACGGCCGGTCTCGCTGTGCCTATGTACACGATGAGCTCGGTGCTCCTCTTTGTGATGTGGGCCCTCGAGGCGGCGATCCCCTGCCAAGATCGTGGTCCTCAGATAAACTTTTCCATCCCGCGGAGCTTCCTCTGGGCAGCCCCGATCATGTCGCTCCACGAGAGGATCTTGGAGGAGTCCAAGAAAAAGGACAGGAAGCACTCCGCTGGGCTGTTGAAGGAGATCGAGAAGATTGACAAGTGCGTGCACCACTTGAGGGAGCTGATCGATGCCGTCCAGTTCCCgatgacggaggaggaggaggtggaggtgatGCAGGGAGTGCAGGAGCTGGACCAAGTCTGCGAGGTTTTGAAGGAGGGTCTTGATCCGGTGGAGCGACAGGTGAGGGAAGTCTTCGTTAGAATTGTAAGAAGCCGTAAGGAAGGGCTCGATGGTTTGTTGAACGGGGCTGAATGA